DNA from Agathobaculum sp. NTUH-O15-33:
AAATATATTGAAGGATTACATCCGGTTCGCTCACAGCACATTGTTGATAAGCTGCATGAATTTATTGAGTTAGAAACTACTGCATTGCAAGTTATAAATATTGCAGATTCTACTTATTACACCAAGCTATTTTCTTGTCTGCCAAAGTTAATAAGTAATAAAGAAAATTTCTATTTACAATTAGTTGAGATGATATGGGATAAAAACAATTTAACCCCATATGTAGATGCTTTGCGTGGTATATTTTCCGGTAGTGTTATGCAATATTACCTTACCAATCAGAGTATTTATGATGATGCAAATGAACATGGTGGCTTATTTCTTTTAGATATGGAGTTAAATCCATTTACTAAATTTGAGGAGATAGACACCTCCCTAAACACTTTAGATGATATACAAAAAATAATGCCTGCTAATAAAAATATAGAATATCTATGCAACCTTAGAAATACTACACCAACAATAGAAATATCAAAAACAGACATCTACTTTCTGTGTAAAGCTCTACATGAGCGCTTAAAAAGTGCTAAAGCCTTTGATATTACATCAGACATCACTTCATATGCTGCAATTATTTATTGGCTCATCAACATTGACCATTCTTTTAATTTATCAAATAACATTCCCCTGAAGTTGCTTTGGGAACGCTGTAACAGTTATTCCATAGATACTATATCCACAATTATGTATACTTGTTTTTGTGGAAACAGAGAAAGCTATATGGCGTATGTTAATGAAAATCTAAATAGTATTTTAGTATATCTAAGAAATGAAACTGAATCACTACAAGTATATGTTAACGAGAAAAAAGATAAAATCCATGTAAATTATATTCTCTTTGCAAGTGAAGTCAATAAAGGTAATGACGAAAGTGTATCAAGATTAAAAACCATATGCAAAACGCTTCCTATTTTTGATACTTATTGTGCTGATGCTATTAAACCGGTGATAGATGCACTGTCTGGATATGAAACTCCTAATGATGCACATAAGACAATACCAATCAGAAATATTGTAATTATGTTTCATCAAGAATTTACATCCCTTTGGAGCAAAACAATTCTCAGCAATTATGAATGCGATAGTATTTATGAATGGTTAGAGCATTGGTTTAATATTAGAACCAATTTTGTAAATTTGTCTATTAAAATTGTTATGTGCATTCATAAACTGCTGGAGCAAAAACAATTAGGCAAACTTGCAGATCAAATAGATAAACTTAGAGAAGAATTAAATAAAAAACTAATTAGAGAGTATAGGTATCCTTATGAGGATAGACCTTTTGATGAAAAAGCAAACCTTCCAGAGGGATTAGGTAATATTAAAAGTGACTTTTTTCAAAGCATACAAAATTTCTATAACCAAATAGTTGGATTTTTGAGTAGAGATAACGAGGAAACTCGATTAGCATTAATAAATTTACGGCAGGCATTTTCGACGCTAAAGAAAATGCAAACATACTTTAACGAGATATGTATAGAACAAAAAATACAAATGGAAAAACATCAAGAGTTGTGCAAAAATGAAGATGAAGCATATCAACACCTGATGAGTTCATGCCAGTATTTTAACGAACACAAACCGAGTAAATACTTTAGTAAGTATCAAATAAGTATTTGGTATGAGAAGAACTATCGAGAGAAACTTATTAAGACTTCAGATGCATTAAGTGATTTATCAGCTGTATATTCCATAATTTTTCCCAAGGACTATTTCTTCGATGGTATACTTAGTCAATATCCGATTGTTGTGAACAATTTTAATATGACAGATGGTGATAGACTTATGCGTCTCTTGTACCTATGCATTCCTTTTGCTGAATTAGACTATGATTATTTGATTTTATTATGCTGTAACAAACCCAATATCTTAATTCCTAATGGGTTAAAGATTTCGAAAAAGATTTTTTGAGACACTAAAACAATGTGTCGAAAATAATGAAGAGTCTTCGATAAATGAATTGAGTCCACCTTTTCCTGTAAAGGTTACATCACAGATGGTGGACTGT
Protein-coding regions in this window:
- a CDS encoding P-loop NTPase translates to MLKKKAGKAKKINSCTSKSTIQGLQVSRTGGQIALTGFTYQFLYSCYLILSEIDENTVFYLEGIEDIDKIRLVDSNDYNTHIQLKYSTQKQDASFLKDVLKNYLEVYLIDKNRNFKLIYDFQVAKGNLSKLFESSLDIASNTYWAKIIEQIKEENPFWNWNDFSYDSFISKLSFEKIEKCTLSREIEKLLIGTYDIVTDNISIFANGLKICCLEKMEHRNSINKNELDTVIFNIKDDISKGVHNPAQSWIKKVVFESSGNTETDYSYYEGKKPSYQDIARHLPVKRILLEKEVAISIEENRVTVIKASSGQGKTSLALKVAYDLQEQYTIYQLLWCNDHKELSNIVSYFATRVKMGEKPLIIIDNLDSQLSEWNRLAQLLQDEVAYHYRLLITTREEDWYNYSGDLSSVKSLQVVKLFLGEEEAQDIFKVLSQTGKLHPSITDWRKSFRIVEKKKLLIEYIYLLTHGEMLSERINNQIIQISRTDSGKIKCEILRKICFADICGIKLSANKLIVSLTETTSKDYSELLKSIENEFLIRIDDTEKYIEGLHPVRSQHIVDKLHEFIELETTALQVINIADSTYYTKLFSCLPKLISNKENFYLQLVEMIWDKNNLTPYVDALRGIFSGSVMQYYLTNQSIYDDANEHGGLFLLDMELNPFTKFEEIDTSLNTLDDIQKIMPANKNIEYLCNLRNTTPTIEISKTDIYFLCKALHERLKSAKAFDITSDITSYAAIIYWLINIDHSFNLSNNIPLKLLWERCNSYSIDTISTIMYTCFCGNRESYMAYVNENLNSILVYLRNETESLQVYVNEKKDKIHVNYILFASEVNKGNDESVSRLKTICKTLPIFDTYCADAIKPVIDALSGYETPNDAHKTIPIRNIVIMFHQEFTSLWSKTILSNYECDSIYEWLEHWFNIRTNFVNLSIKIVMCIHKLLEQKQLGKLADQIDKLREELNKKLIREYRYPYEDRPFDEKANLPEGLGNIKSDFFQSIQNFYNQIVGFLSRDNEETRLALINLRQAFSTLKKMQTYFNEICIEQKIQMEKHQELCKNEDEAYQHLMSSCQYFNEHKPSKYFSKYQISIWYEKNYREKLIKTSDALSDLSAVYSIIFPKDYFFDGILSQYPIVVNNFNMTDGDRLMRLLYLCIPFAELDYDYLILLCCNKPNILIPNGLKISKKIF